CCGGCTGACGCGAGGTTGCTTACCTAAGAGCCTCAGCAGTCCGAAGGACGGACTACCAGGAGCTCTTGGTCACGCCCGGCAGCTCGCCGCGGTGCGCCATCTCACGAAGGCAGACACGGCAGAGGCCGAACTTGCGGTACACGGAGTGCGGACGGCCGCAGCGCTGGCACCGGGTGTAACCCCGGACGCCGAACTTCGGCTTGCGCTCCGCCTTGGCGATCAGCGCCTTCTTCGCCATGGGTCAGCTCTCCTTGAACGGGAAGCCGAGAGCCCGCAGCAGCGCCCGGCCCTCGTCGTCGGTCTGGGCGGTGGTCACCACGGTGATGTCCATACCACGCTGGCGGTCGACCTTGTCCTGGTCGATCTCGTGGAACATCACCTGCTCGGTCAGACCGAAGGTGTAGTTGCCCTTGCCGTCGAACTGCTTCGGCGACAGGCCGCGGAAGTCGCGGATGCGCGGGAGCGCAAGCGAGACCAGGCGGTCAAGGAACTCCCACATGCGGTCACCACGGAGGGTGACGTGGGCGCCGATCGGCTGACCCTCACGCAGCTTGAACTGCGCGATGCTCTTGCGAGCCTTGGTCACGGTCGGCTTCTGGCCGGTGATCGCGGTGAGGTCCTTGACCGCACCGTCGATCAGCTTCGAGTCGCGAGCGGCCTCGCCCACACCCATGTTGACCACGACCTTGACCAGGCCGGGGATCAGCATGACGTTCTCGTAGCTGAACTGCTCGTGCAGCTGACCCTTGATCTCGGAGCGGTAGCGCTCCTTGAGGCGGGGGCTGACCTTCTCAATCGAGGTGTCGGTCATCAGATGTCCTCACCGGTGCGCTTGGCAACACGGATCTTGTTGCCCTCGTCGTCGAAGCGGTAACCGACGCGGGTGACGACCTTCTTGCCGTCCTTCTCCACAACCAGCTGAACGTTGCTGACGTGGATCGGGGCC
This genomic interval from Streptacidiphilus rugosus AM-16 contains the following:
- the rplE gene encoding 50S ribosomal protein L5, translated to MTDTSIEKVSPRLKERYRSEIKGQLHEQFSYENVMLIPGLVKVVVNMGVGEAARDSKLIDGAVKDLTAITGQKPTVTKARKSIAQFKLREGQPIGAHVTLRGDRMWEFLDRLVSLALPRIRDFRGLSPKQFDGKGNYTFGLTEQVMFHEIDQDKVDRQRGMDITVVTTAQTDDEGRALLRALGFPFKES
- a CDS encoding type Z 30S ribosomal protein S14 encodes the protein MAKKALIAKAERKPKFGVRGYTRCQRCGRPHSVYRKFGLCRVCLREMAHRGELPGVTKSSW